A single region of the Micropterus dolomieu isolate WLL.071019.BEF.003 ecotype Adirondacks linkage group LG02, ASM2129224v1, whole genome shotgun sequence genome encodes:
- the ndufab1b gene encoding NADH:ubiquinone oxidoreductase subunit AB1b isoform X1: MAARVLQQCVRSLVRPSLRLSSGNLAVRAAAAPVAVVHRPLSFAADSRRTRWLGQSRVPSVGVLCRQYGDLPPLTLDTIRDRVMYVLKLYDKINPERLQTSSHFMKDLGLDSLDQVEIIMAMEDEFGECLSLLACQGCTPYNITLQIHKYYKFSVYPSGQQRSIPHFHCMLQLGWTRFFVSSLSKVPTWYSFWYSGKLS; the protein is encoded by the exons ATGGCGGCCCGTGTCCTGCAGCAGTGTGTCCGCTCGCTCGTCCGGCCCTCGCTGAGGCTTTCCTCCGGTAACCTGGCAGTCAGAGCCGCTGCCGCTCCGGTGGCAGTCGTCCACCGACCTCTCTCCTTCGCCGCCGACAGCCGAAGGACGCGGTGGCTCGGACAGAGCCGG GTCCCCTCAGTGGGCGTGTTGTGCCGACAGTATGGAGACCTGCCTCCTCTCACCCTAGACACCATCAGAGACCGCGTCATGTATGTCCTCAAGCTCTATGACAAGATCAACCCTGAGAGG CTGCAGACATCATCCCACTTCATGAAAGACCTGGGTCTGGACAGCTTGGACCAGGTGGAGATCATTATGGCCATGGAGGATGAGTTTGGTGAGTGTCTGTCGCTGCTAGCCTGTCAGGGGTGCACGCCATACAACATAACcttacaaatacataaatattacaaattCAGTGTGTATCCATCAGGCCAGCAAAGAAGTATTCCTCATTTCCACTGCATGCTACAGCTCGGCTGGACTcgcttttttgtttcttcactgTCAAAAGTACCTACCTGGTACTCTTTTTGGTATTCAGGCAAGTTGAGCTGA
- the ndufab1b gene encoding NADH:ubiquinone oxidoreductase subunit AB1b isoform X2: MAARVLQQCVRSLVRPSLRLSSGNLAVRAAAAPVAVVHRPLSFAADSRRTRWLGQSRVPSVGVLCRQYGDLPPLTLDTIRDRVMYVLKLYDKINPERLQTSSHFMKDLGLDSLDQVEIIMAMEDEFGFEIPDAEAEKLMSPEEIVQYIADKKDVYE, encoded by the exons ATGGCGGCCCGTGTCCTGCAGCAGTGTGTCCGCTCGCTCGTCCGGCCCTCGCTGAGGCTTTCCTCCGGTAACCTGGCAGTCAGAGCCGCTGCCGCTCCGGTGGCAGTCGTCCACCGACCTCTCTCCTTCGCCGCCGACAGCCGAAGGACGCGGTGGCTCGGACAGAGCCGG GTCCCCTCAGTGGGCGTGTTGTGCCGACAGTATGGAGACCTGCCTCCTCTCACCCTAGACACCATCAGAGACCGCGTCATGTATGTCCTCAAGCTCTATGACAAGATCAACCCTGAGAGG CTGCAGACATCATCCCACTTCATGAAAGACCTGGGTCTGGACAGCTTGGACCAGGTGGAGATCATTATGGCCATGGAGGATGAGTTTG GTTTCGAGATCCCCGACGCAGAAGCGGAGAAGCTGATGAGTCCTGAGGAGATTGTACAGTACATCGCAGACAAGAAGGACGTTTATGAATAA